The Candidatus Tisiphia endosymbiont of Dascillus cervinus genome contains the following window.
ATCTATGGGATTTAATGACTCCTTTAACGCATATATCCGATGATGTTTACTGAAATTCTCAATATCAAGATTACCAGCTATAGTTATTATATCTTTAATATGCTTATTTCTTGCTGCAACCAAGACAGCAACTCCACCACCTCCGGAAAAACCAACCAAACTAGCTGGTTTACCATTATTTATACTATTTATTACTATATTTATTGATTCTATAACTTCTTCAGCCATTCTTTTGTCTGTCCAATAGATTTGACTGCAATTGGGGTTAAGTTCTACTGGCGTATATTGACACGGACGAGCTATATAAACTATATTAGGTCTAGTATCAAGGGTAGCAAGCTTAAATAACATAATCTTGGAAGGAGTTGGATTGTCTGCAATGGCATAGCGTCCTATACTAATACTTCCATCCCCCTCAATATAAAATACATAAGGACTATCTTTATCTGAAACACGTTGGTAAGTTGTAATGACAAAATCACCATCCTTAACAAGTTTCTTCTCAAACTTGTTCATTGAGGCTACCTTATCTGCCTCCTCAACCCTTTTCTCTATAGACGAAATACAAGAAGAAAGCAGAAGAGATACAAAAAGTAGAGCAATTCTAGGCTTAGTGACTATGTTAACAAGATTAGCCACAGATAAACCTAGTCCATAAAAAAACATTTA
Protein-coding sequences here:
- a CDS encoding alpha/beta hydrolase, producing the protein MANLVNIVTKPRIALLFVSLLLSSCISSIEKRVEEADKVASMNKFEKKLVKDGDFVITTYQRVSDKDSPYVFYIEGDGSISIGRYAIADNPTPSKIMLFKLATLDTRPNIVYIARPCQYTPVELNPNCSQIYWTDKRMAEEVIESINIVINSINNGKPASLVGFSGGGGVAVLVAARNKHIKDIITIAGNLDIENFSKHHRIYALKESLNPIDYAIKISNIPQLHLSGSKDAIVPSKIMQGYIKASSSDCTQQKIFPNITHTKGWDKVWQEVLKINLTCGYNKKIGTK